ACCCGGGTACTTGTGCACGACATGGCTCACAAGTCACTCCCGAGTCTCTCAAACTCGTCCAACAAGAAGTCCATGTCTCTGTTGGACACCAGCGGCGACATCAGAACCTGCCGGAAGAAGTTGACCCGGTCGCCAAGGGGCTGGTACCCGACCATCATGGACCCCCTCTTCATCATGCGCTCCTTGATCACGGGCGCCACCTGTGGGGAGGGCGGGTGGTCAGCAGCGGGACGCTGCAGGCGCCGCGTGCCGGAGCTCACCTCTCCCAGTCGCTGCCAGAACTCGGCGttcctctccttccctctcaGAGTCGGCGGGATGAACCAGAAGCACACGTTGACGAACTGGGGCTGTCGGGTGAAGGTCAAAGGTTAAGCAAAGAGGCGCTGCCAAGCCTGCACCAGTCCGGAGCGCCACTCGCCTCTCTGAGCAACTGGAATCcttctctcttcttcatctcctccaccaggtACCTGAGAGTCAGCACAGTGTCAGTGGCACTGGCACATGGGAGCCACTCGCTCACTGTGGTGCTTGAAGACTCCCTGACCTCAGCTGTATTTGGACCATCACCAGGGCAAAGATGAGCCGCAGCATTTGTCTCATCTTCATCAATTGGAAATGTGATCAACAACCCCCTTTTAGTAGATGGATACACCAAGTGCTGTCTCTTTTACAGTTAGAAATTTTTGAATTGGCAAAACAGTGACTCCTGAGCACCAACACGATGTGGCTATGTATATAATATACGCAATGGATCTTtactttgttctttattttttctgttttatgatcATCAGCATAATTATTTACtcatttgtcattattattacatgaattttatttatttgtatatatattatttatgatttttgtttcattaaaatgtatttatttactttttttgtgcTTGGTCTGGGGGTGGTCGGGAGAATGGACTGGGGAACTCgagttattgtttttgtctgtgtatgATTGTGTTGTACTCTttatctgttgttgtctgtaaAAAGTTTGAGAAAACAACAAGGACTCCCTGACCTGGCTTTGGGCTCAGTAGTGAGCAGCTtgctccagcagagggcgcaggGACGCGCTCACCTGGTGTTGACAAAGGCCTTCTCCACTCTCCGGGCCAGGCCATCCGAGCCCACAGCCTTCCACATGAGCCACAGCTTCAGACAGTCCACCTTGCGGCTGCACTGCACCGACTTGTCCCCGATGTCCATGGTGACGTCGTAGAACTTGTCCTGCTGGAAGAGGTAGGACGCCTGGGCACAGTGGCACCTCCTCAGCAGGTTCTGTGGACGGGTCCAGcaggtgaggagcagcagcgcAGAGCCGTCCAAGTCGGTCAGCGCGGTCCTACCGTGTTGTCCTTGAGCAGGAAGGCCGAGCACTGCAGACCAGCCACCAGCATCTTGTGAGGATTCCAGGCCACCGAGTTGgctctggacacacacacacacctttgcatCTCTACCCTTGTGGGGACGGCTCCTTCCTTCCTTACCTGTCCACACCTGTCATGAGGTGCTTGTGTTTGTCAGAGAAGAGGACACTTCCTCCCCACGCTGCCTGCAAACACAGCCACGGAGCGTCACGCGCCTcccgcccacacacacgcacgccgCCAGTGTGCGACTCACGTCCACGTGCATCCACAGCTTGTGTTTCTCGCACACGTCTGCGATGCTGCTCAGCGGGTCGAAGGCGCCTTGAACCGTAGTCCCCGAGGTGCAGCTGACCAGGAAGGGAACGGCGTCCTGAGCGAGGGAGCGTTTAGTGGTCGCCGCAGCAGACGCCATCTGATGAACTCACCTGAGACTTGCTGATGTTGATCTTTTCCTCCAGGTCCTCCGGAATCATGCGACCTCTGCaacagccaaacacacacacgtcagtCAAGGCGCGGCAGAGGCCACAAGCAGGAGACATCCGGTCCAACAAGACTGCAGCGGCACTGGAAGACCTCCAGCTCCCTCAGAACACACACCCTTCGTCCACGTCCACCGCCACGACGTTGTCGGTGCCGAAGCCCAGGAACGCCGCTCCCTTCTTCACAGAGTAGTGGCTCTGAAACAGgaaggaaagcctcagaaccgAGCGCTGAGGACGAGCGACGGCGTCCGAGCGACAGTGCCTGACCTCAGCCGACGTGAAGATGACCAGCCTGGGGAGGCCACACAGGCCCTGGGTCTTGGCCTGGGGGAAGAAGTGGAAGCGTGCGAGGTTCATGGCGTACATGTTGGAGGTGGAGCCTCCGGGACAGAAGATCCCGTCGCCGTCCGTCCAGCCGACCAGCTGACGAAGTGCTCTCAAGATCTCGTTCTCCATCAGCACGAAGACTGGGGCCACCTCGTACGTGAAGCTGCAACAGGAGTGAGACGGAGTGAGGGCTTCAGGGAGGTTCACATGTCTGAGTGTGAGCCATGAAGGGGCCACTgtggtggccgtccagaccagaCTCAGCCTGGAGAACCCACAGGTTGGTGTTGAGGGCCTCGGTCAGGAAGCGTCCGGCCATGGAGTGGTAGTCCATCCCAGCGTAGAGCTGGTTGAAGAAGCGAgggtgatctgcagcagcaaaaCACACGCGTCACACTGGGAGAgaccctcctccctcccctccctccaccGTCTCACTTGTCTTCACGCTGTACTTGGCCACGTCCCGCACTCGCTCCAGCAGCCGCTCTGGAGGCTCCCCGGAGTCCCGCACCGTCAGGTCCAGCAGCTGCGCCAGGTCCTCAGGCTCCTTCCACTcgcacacctgcagcacaccagtCAGACGTGCTCACCACTGACACCAGAGGGCGCTCTGGAGAGACCGGGCTGCCTGTGAAAGCTCGCTGTCTCTGAACTGAGCGCTGACCTTCTCCTGGACGTCGGTGCCTTTGCAGAAGACCTCCTCCAAGATGATGCTGAAGGCCTCCTTGAGGAAGCGCTGGCCTTCCTGGTGGTCCACCAGCGGCTCGCTCAGGTCTAGAGGCCCCGACGGCGTCATTTCTGCAGTTCAAGTCAGAAGTCCGAGTTTGTGTGGAGAACAGCAGATCCACCTGAGGTGACCTGGTCAATGTCCAGCCTGTAACGTCTCGGAGGAGTGTCaagtgtctgctgcagctgatAAGAGGGCGAGCCGGTTTGACCTTGGACCCCACCAAAGTTAATGAATGCTCACAGTGAGAAGCAGGTGAGAGTCAGAGCGCTGCTCGCTCAGGATATCCCCGACATTTGAAGGTGTCTTCAGCCACAGTGCCGCGTGAGCGCATATATGTCTTCACATGAAAGCACCTGCTGACTGGCCTTTGAACCAAAGGCCGGGAGGCGGAGCCTCAAAAGCAGAGCCAACCATTTAAGCGCATGCTTCTGTGTATTCATCCATCCGCGTCGACTCTCTTCGTGAGCTGCCTGCCTTCATTCTCATTGCAAAGATGAGCAACAAAGGACAATTCTGACTTCCATCATCAGTGTCTCCAGAGGAATCCACTGCACACCTGGGACTCCAGGCGAATCACCGAGGAGATGGTGCAAACGTCCGGCCCCTGACTCAGAAATAATCACTCGACCTGTGACGACAGAGGTTCCATCAACTATACGACTCTTTTGATCTCCTCATTAAAGCGGTCCATTCAAGTTGCCATGACTGCGGAAGAATCGAGGATCAAgctccgcgtcaccacctcccactgagtgcctcagtcacagtcacggaggagctCGAGCGCCGACGGGTCGTAGTCTTCAAAAGTCTGGTCTGGTATAGCGaggtgtcctcagtgtctctcctcctaataataaccagaactgaactagttACTAGCTCCACTGAACACATGGTTTTACATTatcattcaaataagaccttttgctGTGGATCAGATATTTTACATGAGATACACACGTGTGTAGTGATggttttaaattcttctcaaggaccaatagaGACCTCAGTTTTTAAGAAGTGGAGCTCTCTGTCCACTGTTTGGTGCTTCATGCCTCACAGGGttgatacatgttcctggatgatgtgtcatggtttttatatacagtggtacgtcggttctccaccacaatccgttccagacggccgtttgcgAAGCGAgctgtttgaaatctgaatcgatttttcccattacaatgaatggaaacgatgcgttccaagcctaaaagtagtcttttgtaggagtgaatgtcgagtgtctgctgcaggtgcgctgttcctctgtgtgtgtggccgctgcatgtgggaggggttgccgagtgagtgacgtctctccagaagtgaagaggtgcccggtgcgcgtccagctctgaatgtgcgcttctgtgcagtttggctgtgacaaagtcataaaccaagtcacgctctgtcccagactcgcctcatccatgtcccagctccagcccacaacaggacatcaaaccctggcacctcccctgtgacactcgaccacggtccaatgcggagacaggaaaggtttgacacctcaatatgaagaaggaggtaacgggacacgtctgcatacagaggctgcgttatacacaataacaaagcgcctcgtgcgtcagctgatcggtccgtgtgcgttatgttttttccgttttttttcggggcgttcgagttctggattttcattcgaaatccaaagcaaaaaaatctagaaaatttagtttgaactctgatttgtttgaagtccgggaggttcgaaaaccgaggtaccactgtacttatttattatcatttactttGTTTAATAATGGACGGAgtgtcacagtgagatgattgaAGCAAGTTTAGGTTAAACCGAAATTCAAAATACCAGACAGACTCACATCTGTCAAGAACCATCACTTGGGAATCGGGAGGAGACCCAGACAAGAGCCTGCATCATGTCAGTGCAGTGAAGGGACACGTTGGTGTTGGCGGGGGAGAACCAGCAGAGGGCGGTGAGGAGGGACATAAACATGACtgatggagggagaggaaaTAAACGGGGCTCTGGCCTCGGGAGATCCAGATCTTTTACATTCCTAATTAAAGAGATAAAGCCAGAGCTCGTCAATCCCGCTCTGATATCCTGCTCCAGGTTTAGAGGCAGCAGTAAAGCAGCCATCGATTATAGCTGGGGGGGGGGCAGCATGGGTCAAGCCTGTGCTCATGAGGAGGCctgcctcttcttcatcactggGGGGAGAACATGGTGACGTtgtagcgccccctgcaggtcggACCCCATGACGGCGCTTCCTCCAGTCCTCAGTGAGAGCGTGGGGTTAACCCCATCACAGCCTTCAGGAGCAGCAGCCTGAGCCGTGCGACGTCGGTGACTCTGCAGCTCTGGAGAGGGACGAGGCAGATTTATACCTGGCAGTAAAGCGTTTACACTGCTCGATAACAACCGAagagcaacacaaacacctgcGCGCTGACGAGGACGCGCAGATAAATCCAACCGTAGCACCAGTAAAGCAACGTTTGGATCAACACAACCGTAAATTGAGCAGAATCCCAACAGCCACAGTTGTtctcataaatgttttattgttgcGAGCAGACAAGTGCGGACACGGTGTGGACCAGCACTGGAACCAGAACCACAGCTGAAAACCCCtcgaaagagagagagagagagagttgaagTCAGAGGAAAACACTCACATTGACAGGACGCAGCTTCGCCGTGAAACTCCGCGGGCGCGAGTTCCCCGATGTGGCAGACACTTCCAACTGTGAAAGGCCTCTGCAGTACAGTCTCCTGCACAGTAGGCGTCAGCACAGAGCTCTCGGTCACCCGCAGATGAGGCCGTCTATCGCTGTTGATCTCgggcaggggtcaccaaactgttccagaaagggccagAGTGGGTACAGgtgtttgttccaaccaatcacgCACGCTCCACCAACTGGAACTGGTctgaacagtttggtgacccccgAGGGCTGCAATGCCACCAGGGGGCCTCAAGGCTGCATGTTCAGCATCTCATGAGGCAACTGAGATCACCGTTTTCATCGGAGGTTACCTGTTTATTACACCTATTATATGCTTACAAATAAAGATTGGATGTAAATAAAGTACAATGAAGTAAGCAGTGGCTTGAGTCGTTCGGTTTCATTAGGTTGTTGGACCACACAGTAAAGTGGTGGTGGGGATGAGGGCATGTTGTTGTCATTGATCAGTCGCTCGTTGTTTTAGCCTCAGATTTCAGATGAATTGACTTTTATAGGGCCCCAATTAAGCGCGTGCTATTGTTAGTAATACtataattaaaatatacattttgtggaaatatttgACTTGGCATGTTGTTATTTTAGACAGTGGCTCATTCTTCAAAGTGACATTTCTGTAATTGGGTAAAAGATTGATGGAAAGTTGTGTTGCAGGTCAAAAACTTGAGCTAGTCACTTTTATCCAAAAGAAACTTCTCCAAAGCTGTGGATTGCCTGAAGAGTTGCTTCTCAAAGCTGAAGCTCGGGATCGCCTCACTGGTCTGGCAGTAGTCAGTGTTAACCAGGAGACTGGTGAGCAGCGCTCATGTGATGACCATCATCCATGACCTCGCATTCCAAAGACATCACACTGGACTGTGACTCGACATAACCTGCTATCATTAGGTCTTGTACTGTTTATGAAGCATTGTTTAAcactagcttttttttttttactgttgcaCTTGTTGGGTTGTTTGATTTTCTTCTCTAAAGTAAACGTGTTTCATAAACACTCTGTCTGATCTATTTATGGACAGATGATTCTTCTCTTTTCATGACAATGTTCTTTGTTCCGTTGATCTCGCCTGGTTGGCTCAAGTTCAGATGTTTAATTTGACCTGTTGCCTGTAACTGTACCAGGTTGTGGCATCTTGAGGGGACAGAAGGGGTCGGAATCGCTTCATCACTGTTCAACAAACTGGAGGCCCCCGAAAAGGAGCGAGAAACGGCCCTGCACGCAGACGGTGAAAACAAATGTTCCGAAGAGCGTCGGCGTCTGCGCTCACCTTCCTTCACGGCTGCGCACTCGTGAGTCCCAACTGTCGTCAGCTCAGATTTAGTCCACGGAATTTCCAGGGAGGAACAGAGAAGGCTGGATGGACGACTCCCCGGTGGATAGGTGCAACAGCCGAGGGCTTGCACCGCAACTGCCGTAAATCCACGGTGTGGCGGACGCACACTCGCAACAGCCAATCAACGGGCTGCAACGCTGGCACATGTGATCAGACCGGAGAACCCGGAtgttcgtttgttttgtttttaatagccAAACTCAAACACACAGTCATATGGCTCCCGTCTCGTCACGAACCGTCCCAAGTTCTGTGTCATCCGGGCTCTGCCCACTAACggacttcgctattggttacctcCTCTCCGACCCAACCAATAGCGAAGCTCGTTAGAGGGCGTCGCGCGTATTCATTGAACTGAAGTTACACGAGGGCAACCGAACATTTCTCAACTGTGGGGACTTCAGCGTCGCCTCTTTCCCAGCACGAGCTCAGTTATGTGGCGTGACGTCACACATCTTTGACAGACAAGACAAACCAGTGACGTCATGAGCACCCATCACTGACCTGTGACGTCACACATCTTTGACAGACAAGACAAACCAGTGATGTCATGAGCACCCACCACTGACCTGTGACGTCACGACTCGACGGACCTTCCTCAGGGAGACCTCAGGAGTCGGGCTGGTCGTCGTCGCAGGGTTCCACCAGTGGATGGCAGTAGGCCTCTTCAGAAGCCTGGTGAATCCGCCTGACGTCACCGCCCTGCAAAACATGGTCAACTGAAACAGACTGTGGACAAACCACTCTACTTTTTccactgaagaaagaaaaaggagggaggagagggacaaAGATAGAAGAAGGCGTTGGAAAAAGAGTGAAAAGAGGGAGGGAAGACAAAACAGGCCAAAGGAAAGAAAGGATGACGGTTGAAAGAGACAGTAATGGAGGGAGGAAATGGGAAGAAAGGATGACTGATCAGGAAAAGTGGGAAGGCAGCAGTGTGAGCTCAGGCATccacagagactcagagtagagcggGCGCTTCTTTGGCAGTTTGGATCAGACGGGGAGGAAGCCATGGGGCACAGCTGGGACAGAGACAAGGTGGAAGACCCGGCAACAGACGAGGACAGCGAGGCCAGGTGTCGCTGTGCACCACTGTGAGGTGCGGAcgcaccaccagggggcgctggcTTTCATATTCCCCGACACACCTGGCTCCGCTGCTCCAGATCTCAGAACACGTCTGAAACCgtctccatcatcctcctccatgcGCACTCTCGGCTCACGTGGCAGTTATTTATCTGCACCCGTCCGCGGGTCGATCTCAGCGCACGCGTCTTCACTCGGCTCAATTAGTGGCTCCAGTTCTGCTCATTTAGCTGGGTGAGGACGCGGCAGTTATTTAGTGTCCCACTCAGTCGATGGTGAGAAACCATAAATTATTCTTAAGTGGATAGGGAGGGTGAGACATGCTGGCAAGAGCTGGAGGAAGCAGGAAGCCAGAggaagggaagaagaagaagtcagcAAGGAGCTGGAGCAAATATGAAAGTGACATAAGCGCTATATATTGATTGATATAGATATGATTTTTCCACTGAATGCTGAACTTGCTAAAGGGCTGTAGGTCTCATCATGTGACAGTCTTCACTCCAAGCTCATGACAACATCACGTATCTCCTCGAAGAAGACTCAGTGAAGAGGTCACCAGCTGAGACATTCAACCAAGGACTCCTGACATGGTCCAGAAAAGTCAACAAATCTGGCTGTGAAGAACGCCATCTAAACTCTCAGTGCTTGGTGTGGGGTTCTCAACCTCACGTTGATGTTGATGTGTGTTCCGAGCTGCAAGGACAGAGATCAATGGAGCAAATGGTAGAATGAAAACATCCAGAGGGATGTGAAGATAGGGGGAAGGATGCAAATGCTAGATCGACTGGAATCCAACCGCTGAAGACCACGAGCATGTGCCGGCTCAGCATTCAGGACCGAACCTGCCGCAGCTTCACCACCGGAGGTCTGAGTGTCGCTCACcacatgtctctctctctttctctcagggGGCGCAGGTATGCGTCAGGCCTCATAAATTGCTCTCCGCCTTCAGCAGTCATCAGTTGCCACGGCAACC
This portion of the Synchiropus splendidus isolate RoL2022-P1 chromosome 18, RoL_Sspl_1.0, whole genome shotgun sequence genome encodes:
- the csad gene encoding cysteine sulfinic acid decarboxylase: MTPSGPLDLSEPLVDHQEGQRFLKEAFSIILEEVFCKGTDVQEKVCEWKEPEDLAQLLDLTVRDSGEPPERLLERVRDVAKYSVKTNHPRFFNQLYAGMDYHSMAGRFLTEALNTNLFTYEVAPVFVLMENEILRALRQLVGWTDGDGIFCPGGSTSNMYAMNLARFHFFPQAKTQGLCGLPRLVIFTSAESHYSVKKGAAFLGFGTDNVVAVDVDEGGRMIPEDLEEKINISKSQDAVPFLVSCTSGTTVQGAFDPLSSIADVCEKHKLWMHVDAAWGGSVLFSDKHKHLMTGVDRANSVAWNPHKMLVAGLQCSAFLLKDNTNLLRRCHCAQASYLFQQDKFYDVTMDIGDKSVQCSRKVDCLKLWLMWKAVGSDGLARRVEKAFVNTRYLVEEMKKREGFQLLREPQFVNVCFWFIPPTLRGKERNAEFWQRLGEVAPVIKERMMKRGSMMVGYQPLGDRVNFFRQVLMSPLVSNRDMDFLLDEFERLGSDL